A single Paenibacillus kribbensis DNA region contains:
- a CDS encoding sugar transferase, translating into MSSSRSNEAEVLGASVDVYSVAHRLERRQGLSLYPFVKRSMDIILSFIGIIVLCPVFLLVILLIKLEDPKGSALFYQIRIGKHERPFRMIKFRSMVSDAEDQLSALLLENEIEGAMFKMRNDPRITRVGRFLRKTSIDELPQLFNVLRGQMSLVGPRPPLPREVHDYTVRDKLRLTVTPGCTGLWQVSGRNHLSFNEMVELDLEYISRRSLRTDMIIMLKTFRVLLGSNDAY; encoded by the coding sequence GTGTCTTCTTCCCGCTCAAACGAGGCAGAAGTTTTGGGCGCGTCAGTGGATGTATACTCGGTCGCTCACAGGCTTGAACGGCGCCAGGGATTGAGCCTGTATCCGTTCGTGAAGCGCAGCATGGACATTATCCTGTCTTTCATCGGCATCATCGTGTTATGCCCGGTATTTCTGCTCGTGATTTTGCTGATTAAGCTGGAGGACCCGAAAGGAAGCGCGTTATTTTACCAAATTCGTATTGGCAAACATGAGCGTCCATTTCGCATGATCAAATTTCGTTCCATGGTATCAGATGCTGAGGACCAATTGTCTGCACTGCTGCTGGAAAACGAAATCGAGGGTGCCATGTTCAAAATGCGGAATGATCCGCGAATTACCCGTGTGGGCCGATTTCTCCGCAAAACGAGCATCGATGAGCTGCCGCAGCTATTCAATGTGCTGCGTGGGCAAATGAGTCTGGTAGGTCCCAGACCACCGCTGCCAAGAGAAGTCCATGATTACACAGTGAGAGATAAGCTGCGTCTGACGGTTACACCGGGTTGTACCGGGCTATGGCAGGTCAGCGGTCGCAATCATCTGAGCTTTAACGAGATGGTAGAACTGGATTTGGAGTACATATCCAGACGCAGCTTACGCACAGATATGATCATCATGCTCAAAACATTTCGTGTACTGCTGGGCTCCAACGATGCGTATTAA
- a CDS encoding CpsD/CapB family tyrosine-protein kinase, giving the protein MPRLINNQLVTSLHAQSFVSEEYRMLRTNIQFSSIDEPIEVMMVASAQAGEGRTVTISNLAVTYAQEGKKVLVMDMDLRRSSLHHMFGLRNHTGLTRVLANQQAWQDVVQETGIDQLHAMTAGPNPPNPSEMLSSRKMKALLVELKEHYDVILMDTPPLLSFPDGLIISSMCDGVILVVQAGKVKKDVVKKAKAHLERVKARILGVVLNNVKRSNTRAQRGMEERSLT; this is encoded by the coding sequence ATGCCGCGATTAATCAATAATCAGCTGGTCACATCCCTGCATGCCCAGTCTTTCGTTTCGGAGGAATATCGTATGCTCCGCACAAACATCCAGTTTTCCTCTATAGACGAGCCGATTGAGGTTATGATGGTGGCGTCTGCTCAGGCGGGAGAGGGCAGGACGGTCACGATTAGCAATTTGGCTGTAACCTATGCGCAAGAGGGAAAAAAGGTGCTGGTTATGGATATGGATTTGCGTCGCTCCTCCTTGCATCATATGTTTGGCTTGCGCAATCATACGGGACTGACTCGGGTACTTGCCAATCAACAGGCGTGGCAGGATGTGGTTCAGGAAACCGGGATTGACCAACTGCATGCGATGACAGCCGGACCGAACCCGCCCAATCCGTCCGAAATGCTCAGCTCCCGCAAAATGAAGGCTCTGCTGGTTGAGTTAAAAGAACATTATGACGTGATCCTGATGGATACGCCGCCATTGCTGTCTTTTCCGGATGGCCTCATTATTAGCTCTATGTGTGATGGTGTCATTTTGGTCGTACAGGCAGGGAAGGTCAAAAAGGATGTCGTTAAGAAAGCAAAAGCCCACTTAGAACGAGTGAAGGCGCGCATTTTGGGCGTAGTGCTCAACAATGTGAAGCGATCGAATACCCGCGCGCAGCGTGGAATGGAGGAACGCAGCCTGACATAA
- a CDS encoding YveK family protein translates to MQLKEYIRVIRKRMWLIGSIVLLVCAVVGIKNVYFTPQVYEATAKLIINQTPRPDRAGVVDYSVVQTNIALTNSYKQIMISSAIMDQVVASFPDLKVTPTVLAQKLRVNTAGDSQVMDVTVRDLSYTKAVKTVNAVAKVFKRQIPSIMKMDNVTILSEASLTDPAIPVNSNPAEQMFIAFAISLLLGIGLAFLLEVLDDTFKNEEDIEKELGLPTLSLITKMKKEDKRSDSSTTTPKQVGEGQYAAINQ, encoded by the coding sequence GTGCAGTTGAAAGAGTACATCCGTGTGATCCGAAAAAGAATGTGGTTGATTGGGAGTATCGTGCTGCTGGTATGTGCTGTAGTGGGCATAAAAAATGTATACTTTACCCCGCAAGTGTATGAAGCGACGGCAAAGCTTATTATCAACCAGACGCCGCGACCGGATCGTGCAGGTGTCGTCGATTACAGTGTCGTACAAACGAATATAGCCTTAACGAACTCCTATAAGCAAATCATGATCTCCTCGGCGATTATGGATCAGGTGGTCGCCAGCTTCCCCGATCTTAAGGTTACTCCGACAGTTCTGGCTCAGAAATTAAGAGTGAACACCGCCGGTGATTCACAGGTCATGGATGTGACAGTTCGCGACTTATCGTATACAAAGGCTGTGAAAACCGTCAATGCGGTAGCCAAAGTATTCAAACGACAAATTCCCTCTATCATGAAAATGGACAATGTCACGATTCTAAGTGAAGCCAGTTTGACTGACCCGGCAATTCCTGTGAACAGTAATCCCGCTGAACAGATGTTTATTGCCTTTGCCATCTCCTTGTTGCTGGGTATAGGCTTGGCATTTTTGCTGGAGGTATTGGATGACACCTTTAAGAATGAGGAGGATATTGAAAAAGAACTCGGCCTGCCGACTCTGTCTTTGATTACGAAAATGAAAAAAGAAGATAAACGCTCTGACAGCTCCACTACAACTCCTAAACAGGTAGGTGAAGGACAATATGCCGCGATTAATCAATAA
- a CDS encoding helix-turn-helix domain-containing protein encodes MNYGTRIAELREHKGLKQEELAQSLGITRAALSHYEKNRRKPDFEILNKLADIFGVTIDYLVGRTSHPTAILDSDVKEFVDQLELSDEDILQRFNLTIDGRTLSEEEAKRFIAFVRMERMMK; translated from the coding sequence ATGAATTATGGAACCCGAATCGCTGAATTACGGGAACATAAGGGATTAAAACAAGAGGAACTAGCGCAATCCCTCGGAATTACGCGGGCGGCTCTTTCTCACTATGAAAAAAATAGACGCAAACCAGACTTTGAGATCCTGAACAAGCTTGCCGATATTTTCGGAGTAACCATTGATTACCTGGTGGGACGCACGAGCCATCCTACAGCGATATTGGATTCAGATGTGAAGGAGTTTGTGGATCAGCTGGAACTGTCCGATGAGGATATTCTGCAGCGTTTCAACCTGACGATTGACGGACGTACCTTGTCTGAGGAAGAAGCCAAGCGCTTTATCGCGTTTGTCCGTATGGAACGAATGATGAAATAA